In Bradyrhizobium sp. WD16, the genomic stretch CCCTTGGGCCCGTCCACGGCCCCCTCGCCTGCCCCGCCTTCTTTAAGAATTTCGAGCAATCTCATGAGCCTAGCCCCGAAAGCCGCCGTCATCATCGTTGCCGCCGGACGCGGCCTGCGGGCCGGTGCGGGTGGGCCGAAGCAGTACCGGACGATCGGTGGGCGCACCGTGATTGCCCGGGCCATGGCGCCGTTTTGCAACCATGCGGAAATTGCATTGGTCCAGCCCGTGCTCAATCCCGACGATTCCGGGATTTTCGAGGAGGCGGTGCGAGGACTTCGCCACCTTCCCCCGGTGAGCGGCGGCGCCACCCGCCAGGGCTCCGTGCGCGCCGGGCTCGAAGCGCTTGCGGCCGATCCCCCCGACATTGTTCTGATCCACGACGCGGCGCGCGCCTTCGTCACGCCTGCGGTGATTTCCCGCGCTGTCGCCGCAGCGGCCCGGACCGGCGCCGCGATCCCGGTGGTTGCGGTGACCGATACCATCAAGCACGTCACGACGATTGGCGATGTCGATGCGACGCCCGATCGCGCGCAGCTGCGAATCGCCCAGACGCCGCAGGCGTTCCACTTCGAGACGATCCTCGATGCGCATCGCCGCGCGGCGCGCGAGGGCCGCGACGATTTCACCGATGATGCGGCGATTGCCGAATGGGCGGGATTGACGGTGGCGACCTTTGAAGGCGATCTTGCGAACATGAAGCTCACCACACCGGAAGATTTCGCGCGCGAGGAGGCCCGTCTCGTTGCTGCGCTCAGTGACATCCGCACCGGCACCGGGTTCGACGTTCACGCCTTCGGCGACGGTGATCACCTGATGCTGTGCGGCGTGCGCGTGCCCTATGGCCGCGGCTTTCTCGCCCATTCCGACGGCGACGTCGGGCTGCATGCGCTGGTCGATGCCGTTCTCGGGGCG encodes the following:
- a CDS encoding bifunctional 2-C-methyl-D-erythritol 4-phosphate cytidylyltransferase/2-C-methyl-D-erythritol 2,4-cyclodiphosphate synthase, whose translation is MSLAPKAAVIIVAAGRGLRAGAGGPKQYRTIGGRTVIARAMAPFCNHAEIALVQPVLNPDDSGIFEEAVRGLRHLPPVSGGATRQGSVRAGLEALAADPPDIVLIHDAARAFVTPAVISRAVAAAARTGAAIPVVAVTDTIKHVTTIGDVDATPDRAQLRIAQTPQAFHFETILDAHRRAAREGRDDFTDDAAIAEWAGLTVATFEGDLANMKLTTPEDFAREEARLVAALSDIRTGTGFDVHAFGDGDHLMLCGVRVPYGRGFLAHSDGDVGLHALVDAVLGALADGDIGSHFPPSDPKWKGAASDQFLIHAMERVAARGGRVAHLEVTLICETPKIGPLRETMRARIAEITGLPLSRVAVKATTTERLGFTGRQEGIAATASATIRLPWSE